The DNA window CAAACTACGAGGGGTCTTAGCGGATTTATTCTACGGCAACACGGAAGGCGAAAGAGTAGGGGAGGTTTTACGTACCACGTACTCGTCTTCTTCCGTGTCGTGGGCGAGCTCAGGCACGGTAATAGTGCCAGAAACATCATCCTCACCGGGAGCAGATCCTGTAAGGTTAGTTTTCACGCTTGTAATCTAAGTAACCGTATTCCCTTACCCGAGTACTGAAGAACCAGCTTGACGTCAAAGATGGTAATCACCTTGCCCTTACGTTGGCTGACGTCGACGTCACCATCCATGCTCTGGATCTTAtcaatcttggccttgacctcGCCATCCTCAGCCTGAACCTTGGTGAGAGACTCGTCGAGGTAGGATCTGGCCCATGGTGAGACGTCCTTGTTGACCCAGTGCCAGTTGTTGGGATTGTGCAGAACCATTGTGAAATTATGGAAGCGCTGTTGTGACTGTTGACTTTTGAAGATGTTAGCTTTTGATCCGACAGAAATTGAACGAGTAAAAATTGAATGTCGCAATTGGTATCAGATATGGTTCTAAGACCACAGCATATAGGTCATCAATGGAGGGAGTACAAGTCACCCTATGACTGGTGCCAGCTGGTATCTCATCATGCAAGATGCGACGGTGTACGAGACGGTACGGATAGTACTTACAATTTAGTGAAAAGGGTATTGAGAttgaagaaagaaagcaaGAAAACGTTGTTTGAAAGGCCAATAAAtagaagagaaggaagaaagcAGAGCAGAACAGAATatgaagagatggaaagaGAGGAGAGTTCTTTTGGAGAAGAATCCTCTAGAATTTTACTTGAGCCTTGTGCCCCCACAATTGGGGAGCTGCAAGTGGGGCTCATTTCCATAGGCGGGTAAGACCCAGCCTCGTGCTTTTCGATTTCGATCTCCTCAGCCTCGAGATGGGCTTTAAGTATCGACGGGCATAGGGTAGGCGGTTTGGACTGCCATTCAACTTGTCAAATAATAGCCTCTAGATATCTGTTTTTGTCCCTAGGTATGCAAGATAAGGTTTATGCTTATGCATATGTTTCCAACTGTTCCGAGTCGTTGTGGTCATCTATATAGTAGGTTTGCCTTCTTAACAACTGTGAATTGAGTTGGAGGAAACAGTTTGTTACTGGTTAAAATTATTGCGCATACCAGCTCAAGCAATCAACGTCATCTGAAAGCATATTATCCAAATAACCAGTAATAGCTCAAATGAGTACAAGTCGGCAGCCACTGACAGTTCAATGGTTGTGGTGTTGGTCGACAGCAAGAGTATACCAAACTGGTGTGATATAAATACGAGTCAAAATCACAGAAATAACTTGGCGTACGAATCAAGCAATACCCGTCTGACCTGAGACGAACAGATGCTTGGCTGAGTTGAAACTTGAGTTTGTTGAGTGACAGCTGTAGGATTGATTGATTTAGCCAAAGTGCTATAAAGCAACGCCGCAATTTAGTCAGCTGTTGGACTTGATACTCTACTGGTTGATTGGTAAAGAGTGCTGTTTAAATACATTGAGCTCTCTATTTATTGTACATGATGCACTGACCATTTCTATTATGGTAAGAATGTCCCAATTCTCAAAAAAGGACATTTGAGTTTGGCTTTTGACCGTCTTTTGCGCCATTAAGATGTCAGTCTGTTTACTCGGTATTCTTATGTCCCGTGCTCTAGATGGAACTCTGCAAGGATCTCGGAGTATTCGCAAAGCATCCCGTagagtacctaggtaggtgaGTACTAAGGTAGCAATGTATCAAACTCAGCATCAGACCACGATCATCCCCCTTGCGCATACTTTTTATGCAGCTACCATTAGTATTCGATCCAACCATGCATATTTTGAAGCGAACGGCTTTTTAGGTCATGGGTCTTGACTTTCTAGGAAATGTGACAGGCAGCGAGGGACGTCGATTAAGCGCCGGCATCCACACTCAACCCGCATAGTCTGCCCACCTTGTCCAATGGTAGTAAGTGAAGGGCAACAGCATGATTCTAAGAATAGAATGCTCTGTCTGCAAGTCTATCCCAACCTTTCCACTCAACGGGGTCTGAATTGATGCGAttgcctaggtaggtagtgacAATCTTTCGGTCATTGTATGTGAGAGAGGCAAGCAAAACGGTGATTATCCGGGTAGATTTTGACAGAATCTCACATGTGCCTCGCCTCGTGCTCGCAGATATTTGGTCCAACATTAAAGACCAACAGACCCTTCAGGACGCCATCTCTCTCAACTTTGTCAGCCGAGTATCTCTTACAAGAAGAAGCGGTCGAAGACTTTGAACTACCACTCCTAGTAAGAATCCCCTCAATACGTGCGTATAGTAGATCTGTAGATCCCTCTTACTGTTGCTCATCCCGATCCAACAATTGGTCATCCACAAGCTCCCCACGAAGCGAAGTATCTCATCCATGTCAACTATTATCTTTGTTCCACACTTTGATAGCGTTCATGCCACCCCGTTTTCTTTGTGTCGATTCTTGATGACCCCAGCAGAGTCTCCGCCAAGAAGACACCCCCAGACAGGGCTCGGCTTGATTTGTCTAATCGGCGATAAACAGAAAGCAGAAAATGGTTTCAAGTTAACACCTCACTCTCGCTTTATTTAGTTACAGTGCCCTCTTAGGCTACCtacctcttcctctctcccGCTCCCACTGGAATAGTGAGCTGTTGTGATTCCAGACCACCTACTTCGTACCTTGctttaggtaggtacttcCTCGCAGGGGTAGGTTAGTACCTCCTGCTTGTAACAGAGCCCCCTCATCCCCAAAAAGTTCCCAACCCAACCACTCTCTCTCTTATTCCATACATCCTTGATAATCCTCAATCACATTTCTATTCCCGTTTGGTTGGTTGTGCATTAAGGGACGTACTAATCGTCCTGGCTGCAGCTACTGTGGATGGATTCATGAGACATATTTCCGTCCTTGACAGTCAATTGACCGACAACTTCTTACACGCAGAGCCTCACctgcatacctacctacatacaCTATTTTTGTGTCGGTTTCGTTTCTCCAATAGACGCGAACACCCCAAACAAGCAGCTGTTTGATCAGTCAGATCAAAGTGATCGGCATCCTGTTAGTTGTCGTCTCAGCTCCATTGCCGATTCCTGTTCAGCCTGTCGTGATCCTCACCTGAGCCCATCGACTCACTACTCCGTTCGCACGCGCCGCACCCCGCGGATCCATCCTAGGACCCCACGTAACAGAACCAACCGCCAAAGAGACAGCGCTGATACGTCTGTCACTAAGACGTTCCTTTTGGCGTTGTCCCCATCACAAGGACCCTGGACCTAGTGGTCGAGTAAAGTTATAGTCGCTTGGTCCTGCTTAATCCTTCATCATGACTTCTCGCGATCCGGCGCGACTTCGCCAGGGCCTTCTTCCTCTCACGACAACTCCGGGTATCTACAACAACCACCTACAAACGCCCATATCTGCCGTGTCCATGACCTCCAGTCACTATCACTCTGCTGCCCAAACGCCTGGCAGTAGTATACAGCCCTACAATCCTCAAGAATGGGCTCCTACGCAGGCGGCTGTCGCCGAGCGTGCTGTTCAATATGCAGGCGAGGTCCAAGGCAAGTGGCCAACAGTATCAGTGTAATTTGTTGTCACCTGTGTTCTAACATTCGACAGTGTCGCCATTGCCTCCTCCACCATATAGTCCACCCAGAGGTCAACAGCAGAGACCCATCAGTACAGTCTTTGACTCTACACCGAATGGAACTCCGACTCCGCCACCTCGACTAAGTGCGACCATGCACCGACCTTCCCCAGAACCGGCTAATGCATCgttccctcctcctccagggACACGCAACGGCTCGCGGGATCGTCGTTTCCTTCCATCATTAGGCCGTCGTAGAGATACCGACAACTCGAGCACTCCACCACCTCAGCCACCACCCCAGAGTCACAGGCAAAGTATGATAGTCCAGACTTCGTTTCATCAACCCAGTCCTGAACATGGAATTGGCGGAGTCATGTCTCATGGTCCCCCAGCAGCCCGAAGAGCCGTTTCTGCCGGCGCCGTAGAGACACCCACATCTGCTCGCTCACGATCAACATCTCAGTCCAGGTGGGAGCCAGGGATGCCTCTCCCTCCGCCCCCTCCCGgacctcctccgccttcctCGAGTAGATCGCAAAGTGTCCAGTCCATGGACAGAAACTCAGTTCCAATCATATCCCCTCCCATAAACAGACGACGCCCACCAGCAGGCGTAACAAACCTGGGACCTGTTCCACCTACACCTGCGGATTGGAATGAGACTGAAAGCCAAGCAGGGCCGTCGGATCGAAGACGGTCACCGGGCCTTACCATCGATACTTCGGTACCCTCCAGTCCGCCCATTGAGCCTGCTCCTGGCTCTTCATCGAGCATTAATGGGCTAAACCGGCAAAAGGCAGTACGGCATGACAAAACGATTTTGCAGCGGCGAACCGAGAGTCGAACCAGGCACAGCATCCGCAGTTCCATAGATGAGCGGACTCGTCCGGATTCTATGGCGGATATCATGGTGCCGAACTCGACGGATTTGTCACGAGCGTCAATCGGCAGGTCAACACCTCTCAGCGATGCACTTCCATCTCAAGATTCCCGAAACTCAACCCCGAGAGCTCCAGCATCAGGAAAATTGCCCCAGGAAGCTGAAACACCACCGTTCTCTCCCAGCGCCCATAAATACGTGCAGTATGGTAGCAGTTCGAAGGCAGTCGCTCCCAAAGCGCTTCCTACTCCGCCTCCAAGATCCGGGTCTGTAGCATCAGTTTCTAGGGTACGAGAATCCTCGAGGCCACCCTCAGCCGGTCTTCCAGTGTCAAAGCATCTGGTAACGACACAGACCGCAGACCAATTTGCAGAAGGGACGGTTGATCGATTTCGCGAGTTCGCCACGAAGGAGTCCAAAGCCGCCACCGATGCGGACAGGGTACGCCTGTTCGCCGATTTTGTCGTGAATGAGTCAAGAATCAGACGTGAACGATATTCTGTAGCTATCGGGGCCATGGGCTCTGAAATATTCGACCTTACCCGCGACCTATTCCGACCGATGGTGACTCAAACAAGAAGAGATTCGGCTTCTTCGCAAGATCAGTATACACCTGGCTTATCAGAGCCAGGGCCGTCTCGTCGAGGTTCGGTAGGCTCCAACGTTGGAGAGAGCCCCCAGTCTGCCTCTAAAGCAGCCAATGTGCCAATCTCGCCAAGCGGCAACAACCCGCCGAATTTGAACTGGTCCGGCAATTACATGCCTTCTTTGTCACCAATTCTAAGCATGAGCGTCAGCGAAAACTATGAGAATGGAAGCTCCCGGGGTCGCCCCCCGAGTCGTTGGTGGGAATCAGACTCACAGGGCGAAGCTTCACATCTGGGCAGGTCCAAGAGAGAATCAAAGTATATGGGTGTGACCAAAACGCAATGGGTTGAAGAGGATCGACCTCCCGTGGTATATGAGGAACAAGGTTCGGTCTCTGAATATCCTCCTGAGAAGACAGGCTGGCACGACCAGTCAGAGCCCAGTCTTACGCCCCAACAGTTCGGCTTTGCCACTACTTCCAACATAGGCTCGAGTCCCTCGTCGATGACCAACCGTGATCACCTCGACGTGTCTCGACTCGTCACAATGCCACCTCCTTACCCAAGGCACCATCCTGCTGTTAACAACAAACACCCAGAGTTGACTTCCATCAGAATTGCAGTGCGAGCTTTGAGCCAGCTTGATGAGATGACCAAGACAAGAGAACGTTTCACTGTAGAAAGCGCCAAACGACGAGAACAATTTTCTAAAGCGGCGACTGAGCGCCGTCAAGCTTTGCGGACACATCTGCAGAATGAGATCAACACCGGTAACTTAAGTTACGCAGATGCAGGAACTATCGATGCTGATGAAAAGGTCAATGAGATCGCGAATAAAAAAGAACTGGAAAAGTCGGAATATGAACTGTTCCAGAATCAGGTTGTGCTGCCTTTGAACGAGTTGCTGACAGGGCGCATTTCACGTGCGACCGAGTTGTTCGACGATTTGTCTCTGCATCTATTCGACAATGAGCACATTGACGCTGATATGCCACAAGAAGAAGGTGACGATAGACCAGAGCTTTTGGAAAAGTTGACTCTGCTCAAATGGGTTTTCGAGGCGCGAGAAGGTCTTCACCGTGCCATCTATGATCTTCTCTCGGATCGTAACGGCCGATACTGTGAGGTTGTATTAACTCCTTATCGACTTTCCGGGAATACCGAGAAGCTCAAGTCAGCTGAGGCCTTCTTCGCGGAAGACTCGGCTAAACGCGAATATGCGTTTGCACATGAAGTTCTGGAACGAACACGAGACTTCCGGGGAGTGGTGGAAAAGGCTGTCGATCACGGCGTTGCACTGCAGCTGTCGGCGTTTTGGGATATTGCGCCCCCGCTATGCGAGCTATTGGACAGCATTCCTTTGGATTTGGAGGGGTTCAACATTCTGATTCCAGCGTCTGAGATTGACGAAAATCCATCCTATGTCGAACATCCAATGCAGTATCTGTTCAGCCTGTTGCTTCACGCAGAGAAAAGCACATATCAGTTCATCGAGTCTCACACAAACTTGTTGTGTTTACTTCATGAGGTCAAAGAGGCGGTAGTACATGCCAAGGGTAAAGTGCTCGAGACTCAAACACAGGATGAGAACGGAAACCCAATCCCCAAGGCTGACAGCAACGCACGAGCGCAGGAGATGCGACATTCAGAGGAACACAGACTTACGGAGGACCTGAAGGAGAAGGTCCGCCTAGTGCAAGATCAATGGAAGAGTGCCCTAGGTGAGAATATGACACTCGTCAAGGAGCGATTGGGAGAATGGCTGTTGCAGATGGGCGGCTGGGACGAGTCGCTCGAAGACGGAGGAGTAGGCGGAGTTTAGAAGCCTACATGAGAGGAGAGTTGATGTTGATACCCCTGAGCCATATATGCTATATGCTCGATCTTTGGAAACGATATTATTCTGTATATAATTGCCGATCTTGGACCAAACGTGTCCTTTGAATGAATGAGATATGATAATGAATTGTTGGTTCTTTATGATGGCTGGGTATTGCGTCTGTTTCATACACTTATTCGTACATTTTTCTGAAGCAGAGGCCGAAAAATCTCTCCTAACATATCCATGCGCCTTGTTTGAGTTCTTGGTGTTTTGAGTCTTTACTGTATAGTTTGATATCCGCTTTTATAATGTCATTGCAAACGGTGAAAGTTGTCTTTGATATGCTCGTATTTCGCCAGTCAACTCCAGTCGTCTTCCAAATCCCTTCTGTCGCTTTCGTTTCCCTATTCGTGTTCTTTCCAATCCGTGTGTGGACTTTTTACTTGTACTCGACCGGCAGATCCATGCCAACTCTTCGCGCAGTCAAGCGAACACGCTCCTCCTCATCCATACCCATGCCAGGGTTATATCGCTCGAGCAGCGTGGCATACATGCGCTGAGATCGAAAGTAGGCAATGGCCTGGGCAGCAGCATGAGCCCGGGCGTCGGGCGATGTCGCATCCTTTGAATCGGCAGTAAATGAATTTCGGAGGCGAGAGTGCAAGGCAGAGCGCGGTGAGGCGAGGACGGGTCGAGGTGGCAGCTCCCGGAGGAGGGAGCGGTAAAGAGAACGTAGAGATGCGGGTGATGAAGCCATTTTGGTATTTCGTATTCGGTATAAGAGTACAAAAGGTGGGAGAGAGATGATGAAATGATTTGGATGGTTGGATTTGAATTGATGGGATGCTCGAAATGACGGGCCAATCGGATGGTTCCGCTGTGAACAAGGGGAAAATGTCAGTACAAGGTGAGAATGAGAAGGGGAATGAGAAAATGCCCCTCATTCATATCAGAGTCTAATGGCGGGGCAAAGGTTCCCAGGGAGTAGACATGATAGAGATAATGGCTCTTTAATGCCCTAGTCCATAAGATATTTAGTTATATTCTTATGTTATTCAATAGTAAGATTAATTCAAGtcaatttaattattatatttctcaTTAGATCAGCTCCTGCTGTAAAAAGGAGCAGAGATATACTCTACATACCAACTTGTAAATTGCTccatagtaggtaggtagctaaACCAATTCGTCTCACGTCACCAAAAGCTCAAACAACCTCACCAGCTCATCCCActtcttttctctccctcACACTCTTACTCAGATCCTTCAATCAATTAATCCACATCCCACTCATCTTAGACCCAGTCACAGCGACGACCCGCCCGACGACCCGAAAGAGACCAACCATACAGCAATTGCGCCATCCCACGTTACCTACTACTATCCTACTACTGCATATAGTACCCAGCGGTACCTTGCTCTCTACTTTGAATGTCAATATCCTTTAGAtccctcctcttctttttaCTCACTCTCACCCTGGCTATCTTTCTGTCTCCCTCATTTATCCCCCGTCTCCGCCAAATATCTTCccatcttctcatcctcaaccGACCGCTCGCAACCATGGCTGCCCCGTCTTACGCCTCGGAGCTCAAGATCGCCGAGCTCGCTGTCCAGCGCGCCACCATCCTCACCAAGCGTGTCTTCCATGAGAAGGCTAAGGGTACCGTTGACAAGAACGACAAGAGCCCTGTCACTATTGGTGACTTTGGCGCACAGGCTCTTATTATCTCTGCCCTCCGTCATAACTTCCCCAACGACGCTATCGTCgctgaggaagaggctgctcAGCTCAAGGAGGATACGAACCTCAAGCAGACTATCTGGGAGCTTGTCAGCTCTACCAAgctcgacgacgatgatgctGAGAAGCAGCTCGGCGGTCCGATCAAGGATGTCGAGGATATGCTCGAGTTGATCGATAGAGGCGGCAGCCAGGGCGGTTCAAGTGGTCGCATCTGGGCCATTGACCCCATTGATGGTACAAAGGGTTTCCTCCGTGGTGGACAATACGCCGTCTGTCTAGGCCTCATGGTTGATGGTGACGTCAAGGTCGGTGTTCTCGGCTGCCCTAACCTCCCTGTCGACGACTCAGCTCGTCTGACATCCGACATTGGCGCCAATGCTACCGACGAGGGTCGCGGCGTCATCTTCTCTGCCGTTCAGGGTCACGGTGCGAACAGCCGTCCGTTGACTACCAGCGCTCTCTCTGACCAGAAGGTCATCTCTATGCGAAGCATCGACGATCTCTCCAAGGCTACTTTCTGTGAGAGTGTCGAGGCTGGCCACTCTGCGCACGATGACCAGGCTCTCATTTCCAAGAAGCTCGGCATTACCCAGGAGAGTGTCCGCATGGACAGCCAGGCCAAGTACGGCTCCATTGCCCGCGGTGCTGGTGATATCTACCTTCGCCTGCCCGTCAAGGCGACATATCAGGAGAAGATCTGGGATCACGCTGCTGGTGACCTCATTGTCCGCGAAGCTGGTGGTCAGGTTACTGACATTCACGGCAAGCCCCTCGACTTCAGTGTCGGACGCACTCTTGCCAACAATAAGGGTGTTATTGCTGCTCCCGCTGCTGTCCACAGCAAGGTCCTTGAGGCTGTTCAGGAGGTCCTGAGCGCCAAGCAATCATAGGATGGCcaggagaaagaagaaggaaaaatGATACGACTTGAATGAAAGCGAGAAATTCAAGagttaaaaaaaatagtAGTTTTGTATATGCTTCGTTAAATAGTACAAATTCTGTACATGATACTAGAATACACACGCCAACTGCGTCCAATAGGCCACCAAGCCGGCCAATACGAGTTCCCCAAATTCCATTTCTCTATTTGATCTTCTTTTGCTTCAGCTTGATCGTCTGGTCGTTGATGAACACGCCCTTTCCCTTGTAAGGCTCCGGAGGACGCCACATGCGAACTCGTCCAGCGAATGACATGATAACCTCGCGGTCAATTCCCTCAATCAGGATACGTGTAGGTGCAGGAGTCGTAACGGTGACACCGCGAGGGATACCCTCCTCGACAGGATGAGTAAAACCCAGCTTGAGGCACAGGAAACGCTGGCCGGGAAATTCCTCTTTAGCTCCTCGCTCTTCAACGCTGGCTCGGtaaccaacaccaacaagacGGAGAATGGCTGTGTGGCCTTCTGAAACACCCATGATGTAGTTCCTGAGATAAGACCATGTAGTTCCTGAACAATTGTCAGTATCAATTGCGTCAAGAGCATCGAGTATGTAAACCTACCCCACATGGCCTTTTGGTCCTTGGCTTCATTGTCCCGAACGCTCAGCAAAACGCTCTTGGCCTCAGGATCCTGAGTGAGCTGTACATATTCGGGAACCTCGAGACCCAGCGATCCTAATATCCAGTCAGCAATTCGACCTTTTTCTTCCCGGGGACTTATTCCAACGCACCCAATGGTCccttgatgttgatggtctTCTTAAACACCTTCTTGTACGATGTCAAGTCCTTATTCGCAACGGGTTCTCCGACGGAAAGCTCCACGCCGGGAGGGATTGAAAGAGGTGTTCGGCCAAGCTTCGAGGGGCGTTTCGAGGTCGTGGAAAAGAGAGCAGTGGTGGCTGCTGTTGGGGAGGCTGTTGCCTGCCATGCCGGCACCAGGA is part of the Fusarium poae strain DAOMC 252244 chromosome 4, whole genome shotgun sequence genome and encodes:
- a CDS encoding hypothetical protein (BUSCO:30237at5125), giving the protein MAAPSYASELKIAELAVQRATILTKRVFHEKAKGTVDKNDKSPVTIGDFGAQALIISALRHNFPNDAIVAEEEAAQLKEDTNLKQTIWELVSSTKLDDDDAEKQLGGPIKDVEDMLELIDRGGSQGGSSGRIWAIDPIDGTKGFLRGGQYAVCLGLMVDGDVKVGVLGCPNLPVDDSARLTSDIGANATDEGRGVIFSAVQGHGANSRPLTTSALSDQKVISMRSIDDLSKATFCESVEAGHSAHDDQALISKKLGITQESVRMDSQAKYGSIARGAGDIYLRLPVKATYQEKIWDHAAGDLIVREAGGQVTDIHGKPLDFSVGRTLANNKGVIAAPAAVHSKVLEAVQEVLSAKQS
- a CDS encoding hypothetical protein (BUSCO:5050at5125), giving the protein MTSRDPARLRQGLLPLTTTPGIYNNHLQTPISAVSMTSSHYHSAAQTPGSSIQPYNPQEWAPTQAAVAERAVQYAGEVQGNPPRGQQQRPISTVFDSTPNGTPTPPPRLSATMHRPSPEPANASFPPPPGTRNGSRDRRFLPSLGRRRDTDNSSTPPPQPPPQSHRQSMIVQTSFHQPSPEHGIGGVMSHGPPAARRAVSAGAVETPTSARSRSTSQSRWEPGMPLPPPPPGPPPPSSSRSQSVQSMDRNSVPIISPPINRRRPPAGVTNLGPVPPTPADWNETESQAGPSDRRRSPGLTIDTSVPSSPPIEPAPGSSSSINGLNRQKAVRHDKTILQRRTESRTRHSIRSSIDERTRPDSMADIMVPNSTDLSRASIGRSTPLSDALPSQDSRNSTPRAPASGKLPQEAETPPFSPSAHKYVQYGSSSKAVAPKALPTPPPRSGSVASVSRVRESSRPPSAGLPVSKHLVTTQTADQFAEGTVDRFREFATKESKAATDADRVRLFADFVVNESRIRRERYSVAIGAMGSEIFDLTRDLFRPMVTQTRRDSASSQDQYTPGLSEPGPSRRGSVGSNVGESPQSASKAANVPISPSGNNPPNLNWSGNYMPSLSPILSMSVSENYENGSSRGRPPSRWWESDSQGEASHLGRSKRESKYMGVTKTQWVEEDRPPVVYEEQGSVSEYPPEKTGWHDQSEPSLTPQQFGFATTSNIGSSPSSMTNRDHLDVSRLVTMPPPYPRHHPAVNNKHPELTSIRIAVRALSQLDEMTKTRERFTVESAKRREQFSKAATERRQALRTHLQNEINTGNLSYADAGTIDADEKVNEIANKKELEKSEYELFQNQVVLPLNELLTGRISRATELFDDLSLHLFDNEHIDADMPQEEGDDRPELLEKLTLLKWVFEAREGLHRAIYDLLSDRNGRYCEVVLTPYRLSGNTEKLKSAEAFFAEDSAKREYAFAHEVLERTRDFRGVVEKAVDHGVALQLSAFWDIAPPLCELLDSIPLDLEGFNILIPASEIDENPSYVEHPMQYLFSLLLHAEKSTYQFIESHTNLLCLLHEVKEAVVHAKGKVLETQTQDENGNPIPKADSNARAQEMRHSEEHRLTEDLKEKVRLVQDQWKSALGENMTLVKERLGEWLLQMGGWDESLEDGGVGGV